The Bacillus basilensis genome includes a region encoding these proteins:
- a CDS encoding HBL/NHE enterotoxin family protein: protein MNKNLYKKIILSTIITGMAVSNVIPLHTLAAEQTVSQQQESLKNYSLGPGEFKEVMGKMVANILTMDSYANTISNQQLTDLSKISSINGDLQANMIKHQRDAIENADFWFMYFKTRIMYTHQNIVSYNDTFQASYKLLLTAIEQKDTEKLKYELENLYNSILYNSQKLDVLLEKLKNFQGEIAENTRNFKEDFNQLENILESTNAGIPLLQQRIENCNNTIKENYDKRGGYIALSVFMPPIGIPLIVTADKNIASAQQEIEQLKSRISGAEAEVVILTDAKNKTEHMAATVGTAVTALENIKTQWGTVEKKYKSLIDSVDNISLDLFDEIIRADLDTAKDNWQDLKNYADKLYEGAKIVQGNRL, encoded by the coding sequence ATGAATAAGAATTTATATAAGAAAATTATTTTGTCAACAATCATTACGGGAATGGCAGTGAGTAATGTAATTCCACTTCATACTTTGGCAGCAGAACAAACTGTGTCCCAACAGCAAGAAAGTTTGAAGAACTATTCCCTTGGTCCTGGTGAATTTAAAGAAGTAATGGGAAAAATGGTGGCAAATATCCTTACAATGGATTCATATGCCAATACAATCAGTAATCAACAGCTGACAGATTTAAGTAAAATAAGTTCTATAAATGGTGATTTACAAGCAAACATGATTAAGCATCAACGGGATGCAATAGAGAATGCCGACTTTTGGTTCATGTATTTTAAAACTCGTATTATGTACACGCATCAGAATATTGTAAGTTATAATGATACGTTTCAAGCAAGTTATAAGCTTTTACTAACTGCTATAGAGCAAAAAGATACAGAGAAATTAAAATATGAACTAGAAAATTTGTACAATAGTATTTTGTACAATAGTCAAAAATTAGATGTACTGTTAGAAAAATTGAAAAATTTTCAAGGTGAAATAGCAGAAAATACAAGAAATTTCAAAGAAGATTTCAATCAATTGGAGAATATTCTAGAAAGTACGAACGCTGGTATTCCGCTTCTACAACAACGAATTGAGAATTGTAATAATACAATTAAAGAAAACTATGATAAACGTGGTGGCTATATAGCTTTATCTGTATTTATGCCTCCGATTGGTATACCATTGATTGTCACTGCTGACAAGAATATCGCATCTGCACAACAAGAAATAGAACAATTAAAGTCCAGAATTTCTGGAGCAGAGGCAGAAGTAGTTATTTTGACTGATGCCAAAAATAAAACGGAACATATGGCTGCAACAGTTGGTACAGCTGTTACTGCTCTTGAAAATATAAAGACTCAGTGGGGGACAGTGGAGAAAAAATATAAATCATTGATTGACAGTGTTGACAACATTAGTCTAGACCTGTTTGATGAGATTATAAGAGCAGATCTGGATACAGCGAAGGATAATTGGCAAGACCTTAAAAATTATGCGGATAAATTATATGAAGGTGCTAAGATTGTACAAGGAAACAGATTATAA
- a CDS encoding heavy metal-binding domain-containing protein, which produces MIVTTTNTIQGKEIIEYVDIVNGEAIMGANIVRDIFASVRDVVGGRSGAYESKLKEARDIAMEEMKQLATQKGANAIVGIDVDYEVVRDGMLMVAVSGTAVRV; this is translated from the coding sequence ATGATCGTAACAACAACTAATACTATTCAGGGTAAAGAAATTATTGAGTATGTAGACATCGTAAACGGTGAAGCAATTATGGGTGCAAATATCGTACGCGATATCTTCGCTTCTGTTCGTGACGTTGTCGGTGGCCGTTCTGGTGCATATGAAAGTAAATTAAAAGAAGCTCGTGACATTGCGATGGAAGAAATGAAACAACTTGCGACGCAAAAAGGAGCAAATGCAATCGTTGGTATCGATGTAGACTACGAAGTGGTTCGTGACGGAATGTTAATGGTTGCGGTAAGCGGTACAGCTGTACGTGTGTAA
- a CDS encoding HBL/NHE enterotoxin family protein, which produces MKKPYKVMALSTLIATIVAGGIMPSYASAEAPAPIYANQDLKYPSYYLGPTGLDNAMKDTKSNMLVMDLYALTILKQADINLDGLPSVGDNLKTAIKANQNLTRENATYWLNNLKSGIVTTNQNIISYDTKFQNYSRYLLQYKNDPVKLTALLTKLNGEISQNKDQVTKLVEDLKSFRGKLEKDTQNLKGNAEEIVNILTGQEAGIPLFQKQIETNKALIDENNKIYIASSVATAAGAYLVLSPFAPLGAPILGGGIYGVVSSQQQIIKAQEEIITLTQNISMAQLQSARLTIVQSDIKNLTDTIDKAIVSLENIKTAWDGMGTKYDALIKSAKAVDPEFLAMDITADLDTAKDHWEQIRKYAENIQSSEISFLNK; this is translated from the coding sequence ATGAAAAAACCTTATAAAGTAATGGCTTTATCTACATTAATAGCAACAATCGTAGCGGGTGGCATTATGCCATCATATGCCTCGGCAGAGGCACCTGCACCTATTTATGCAAATCAAGACCTTAAATACCCTAGTTATTACCTTGGACCAACAGGGCTTGATAATGCGATGAAGGACACTAAATCCAATATGTTGGTAATGGACCTGTATGCTTTAACTATTCTTAAACAAGCAGATATTAATTTGGATGGTTTACCTTCAGTTGGCGATAATTTAAAAACAGCCATTAAAGCCAACCAAAATCTTACTAGAGAAAATGCAACATACTGGTTAAATAATTTGAAATCAGGGATAGTTACGACGAATCAAAATATTATCAGTTATGATACAAAATTCCAAAATTATTCTCGTTATTTATTACAATATAAAAATGATCCAGTCAAACTAACAGCTTTGCTTACAAAGTTGAATGGTGAAATTTCACAGAATAAAGATCAAGTGACCAAATTAGTGGAGGATTTAAAAAGCTTTCGAGGCAAATTAGAAAAAGATACACAAAATTTAAAAGGGAATGCTGAAGAAATCGTAAATATTTTAACTGGTCAAGAAGCTGGAATTCCACTGTTTCAGAAACAAATCGAAACAAATAAAGCATTAATCGATGAGAATAACAAAATTTATATTGCATCGTCGGTTGCAACTGCTGCTGGTGCATATTTAGTTCTTTCACCTTTTGCTCCCTTAGGTGCACCTATATTAGGAGGCGGGATATACGGAGTAGTTTCATCGCAGCAGCAGATAATCAAGGCACAAGAAGAAATTATAACGCTAACACAAAATATTTCAATGGCGCAACTACAGTCAGCTAGGTTAACGATAGTGCAAAGTGATATTAAAAATTTAACAGATACAATTGATAAAGCTATTGTTTCTCTTGAAAATATAAAGACTGCGTGGGATGGAATGGGAACAAAATATGACGCATTGATTAAGAGTGCTAAAGCTGTTGACCCAGAATTCCTTGCTATGGATATAACAGCAGATCTGGATACAGCGAAGGATCATTGGGAGCAGATTAGAAAGTATGCTGAAAATATTCAAAGTAGTGAGATTTCGTTCTTGAACAAATAA